Genomic DNA from Lutibacter sp. A80:
ATGGTAAGTTCTTTATTGATTTTTGCAACAGAAAACACCTCTAAAACAGCTACAGAATCTTCAAATAATGAAGAAACCGTAAACAACAACTCTAATACCAGTGAAAGCTATAAAATTAGAGCGCTAAAAATACCTTCTAACTTAGAATTTGCAGGAGAACATGTACCTATTGAAAAAGGAGATATTAGAGAACGTATAGATCGTGAATTGTTAGTAAATACATACTGGCAATCTAATGGATTACTTTTATTTAAAAGAGCAAATAAATATTTTCCAATTATAGAACCAATTTTAGCTAAAAATGGAATCCCAGATGATTTTAAATATTTAGCAGTAATTGAAAGTGGTTTACAAGATGTAACTTCACCTGCTGGAGCTAAAGGTTTTTGGCAAATAATGAGCTCTACTGCCAAAGAAAAAGGCTTAGAGGTTAATTCAAATGTTGATGAACGTTACCATCTAGAAAAAGCAACACAAGTAGCTTGTGATTATTTAAATGCTTCTAAAAAGCGATTTGGTAGTTGGACATTAGCAGCTGCGGCTTACAATGCTGGAAATGCGGGGATTTCTAGAAGACTTAAAGCTCAAAAAGTTGATGATTATTACGATTTACTTTTAGTATCTGAAACAAGTAGATATTTACCTAGAATAGTTGCTGTAAAAGAAATACTATCTAACCCAAATAAATATGGTTTTATTTTTGACGAAGAAGATTTATATGCTTTAGAAGAAACTAAAATTATTAAAGTTGATACTGCAATTGCCAATATTGCTGAATTTTCTAAAAACTTAGGAATTAATTACAAAATTTTAAAATACCATAATTCTTGGTTACGTGAAAACAAATTAAATAATAAATCTCGCAAATTATACGAAATTAAAATACCTGTTAATAATTAAAATAACATACGTTTATTAGTTTTTTTTAATAAAGTAATTCTAATAAACAACGATAGCTATATTTTATTAAATTATAAATAACCCTTGTAAATACATTGGTTCCATAAAATATACCTATATTCCACCTTTTAACAATTTAAAACCAATAAATGGATTTCACCAACCCATTAGTGTATGGAGTACCTTGCTTCTTAGCATTAATTTTACTAGAACTAACTTATAGCAAAACCCACAATAAGAAAAATCTATACGAATGGAAAGATTTAGGAGCCAGCCTTTTTATGGGTATTGGTTCTGCGGTAATTGCTCCCTTAATAAAAACTATTTCTGCAATTGTAATTTTTAATATTGTTTTTGAAATATTCAATCCCGAAATTAATGGTGTAAGAACCAATATAATGGGCTGGCAATCATTTGGATATGCTTGGTATATTTGGATTGCTTGTCAACTATTAGACGATTTTACATATTATTGGTTTCATAGGCAAAACCATATGGTTCGGTTTTTATGGGCTGCACATATTGTACATCATTCATCAGACAATTTTAACTTAGGAACTGCGGTACGTAACGGGTGGTTTACAATTTTATACAAACCCTTATTTTATATGTGGATTCCTGCATTAGGATTTAGACCAGAAATGGTAGTAGTTTGTCTTGGTATTGAAGCCCTTTGGCAATTTCAATTACACTCAGTTTACATACCAAAAATGGGCTTTCTAGAGAAAGTTTTTAATACGCATACAATGCACCAAGTACACCACGCAAAAAATGTTGAATATATGGATAAAAACCACGGAGGTTTTTTAAATATTTTTGATAAAATTTTTGGAACTTGGAAAGAATTAGATGAGAATATTAAAGTTGAATATGGTGTTACTCACGCTCCTGACTCTTATAACCCTTGGGTTATTTTAACACACGAATACAAAGATATCTGGAACGATACTAAAAAATCAAAAAATTGGTATCATAAATTTATGTACACTTTTGGCCCTCCTGGCTGGAGTCACGATAATAGTACACAAACAGTAAAACAAATGCAATTAGAACTTAAACAAACTAAAGTCTAGTTTATAATTTTAAAAAAATTAACTTTGCCATATGGGATTAACAAATAATGACATTTTTAAAAAATTACGCGTAGCTCATAAATTACGTGATACAGATATTATAAAAATTTGTGAACTAGTTGACTTTAAAGTTAGTAAAAGCGAACTAGGCGCTATTTTTAGAAGTGAAGACCATCCAAAATATATGGAATGTGGAGATCAATTTTTACGTAATTTTTTAAACGGATTGATTATTCATTTACGTGGACCAATGCCTCCAAAACAAGCTAAAAAACAGGTTGATAAAAAGTAATACCTTTATGTATAATTAATATTATATCTAAAAATGGTACAAGTGAAAAATATTAACCTAACAAGTTTTAATGCCTGTTAAGTTAAATTTAATGTTTTAACAAAACGATTTTTTTACAGCTTCAAACTCACCTATAATTTCTTGTACAATTTCAGCAGCTGGTTTTATCTCATTTATTAATCCGGCAATTTGACCAATTTCTAATTCACCATTTTCTAAATCACCTTCAAACATACCTTTCTTAGCTCTGGCTCTACCCAATTTTTCTTTTAATTGTTCAACCGTTGGTTTTTGTTGATACAATTCTTGAAGTTCATTATAAAATGAATTTTTTATAAGCCTAGTAGGTGCTAGTTCTTTCAGCGTTAATTGCGTTCCTCCATCTTGTGTATTAATAACTTCATTTTTAAAATTAATATGTGCAGAAGATTCTGTGCTCGCTACAAATCTACTTCCTATTTGAACACCATCTGCACCTAAAACCATAGCTGCCAACATACCTCTACCTGATGCAATTCCTCCAGCAGCTATAATAGGAATTGATAATTTTTCTTTTACCATAGGAATTAATGTAAATGTAGTAGTTTCTTCCCTCCCATTATGACCACCTGCCTCAAAACCTTCAGCTACAATAGCGTCTACACCAGCTTGTTCAGATTTTAATGCAAATTTTACACTACTTACTACGTGAACAACAGTAATACCATTTTCTTTTAAAAAAGGCGTCCACGTTTTTGGATTTCCAGCTGAAGAAAAAACTATTTTAACACCTTCTTCTACAATTATTTGCATAATTTCTTCAATATTAGGGTACAATAAAGGTACATTTACCCCAAAAGGTTTTTCTGTTGCTTTTTTACATTTTTGAATATGTTCTCTTAAAACATCAGGATACATAGAACCTGCACCTATTAACCCTAAACCTCCTGAATTACTTACTGCTGATGCTAATTTCCAACCACTATTCCAAACCATTCCTGCTTGAATAATTGGATATTTTATTCTGAATAATTGTGTAATTGTATTTTTCATTTAGCCTTTAATAATTTTAAATATTTTGACTTTATTATTGTATTTCACTTGTAAAAAATAAATTCCTTTAGGTAAATGTGAAATAACCATTGTTGGATTAGATTTTACTACTTTACTTTCTATAATAGTATTTCCTAGAGTTGTATAAATAGAAATATTTAATGCTGTTATATCGCTAGGGAAATTAAAATTTATTGTATTTGTAACTGGATTTGGAAAAACAGTTAACAAATTTATAGTTTCGATTTCTTTTGAAAAAACACCTTCACAAACAATACTTGTTTTCACTTGAATTAAATCACCCTGATTAATTTCTAATTCAAAATTGGTATTCAATGTTTTCATCATTTCTTTACCATTTAAATAAACTATAAATGGAGGAGTTCCTTTATTTATTTCTATAATAGCATTATTAGAAGTAACCGCTACTTTTCCTAAAATAACATTAG
This window encodes:
- a CDS encoding lytic transglycosylase domain-containing protein is translated as MKNTIKILGLVAIIMVSSLLIFATENTSKTATESSNNEETVNNNSNTSESYKIRALKIPSNLEFAGEHVPIEKGDIRERIDRELLVNTYWQSNGLLLFKRANKYFPIIEPILAKNGIPDDFKYLAVIESGLQDVTSPAGAKGFWQIMSSTAKEKGLEVNSNVDERYHLEKATQVACDYLNASKKRFGSWTLAAAAYNAGNAGISRRLKAQKVDDYYDLLLVSETSRYLPRIVAVKEILSNPNKYGFIFDEEDLYALEETKIIKVDTAIANIAEFSKNLGINYKILKYHNSWLRENKLNNKSRKLYEIKIPVNN
- a CDS encoding sterol desaturase family protein, whose protein sequence is MDFTNPLVYGVPCFLALILLELTYSKTHNKKNLYEWKDLGASLFMGIGSAVIAPLIKTISAIVIFNIVFEIFNPEINGVRTNIMGWQSFGYAWYIWIACQLLDDFTYYWFHRQNHMVRFLWAAHIVHHSSDNFNLGTAVRNGWFTILYKPLFYMWIPALGFRPEMVVVCLGIEALWQFQLHSVYIPKMGFLEKVFNTHTMHQVHHAKNVEYMDKNHGGFLNIFDKIFGTWKELDENIKVEYGVTHAPDSYNPWVILTHEYKDIWNDTKKSKNWYHKFMYTFGPPGWSHDNSTQTVKQMQLELKQTKV
- a CDS encoding DUF1456 family protein, giving the protein MGLTNNDIFKKLRVAHKLRDTDIIKICELVDFKVSKSELGAIFRSEDHPKYMECGDQFLRNFLNGLIIHLRGPMPPKQAKKQVDKK
- a CDS encoding nitronate monooxygenase family protein: MKNTITQLFRIKYPIIQAGMVWNSGWKLASAVSNSGGLGLIGAGSMYPDVLREHIQKCKKATEKPFGVNVPLLYPNIEEIMQIIVEEGVKIVFSSAGNPKTWTPFLKENGITVVHVVSSVKFALKSEQAGVDAIVAEGFEAGGHNGREETTTFTLIPMVKEKLSIPIIAAGGIASGRGMLAAMVLGADGVQIGSRFVASTESSAHINFKNEVINTQDGGTQLTLKELAPTRLIKNSFYNELQELYQQKPTVEQLKEKLGRARAKKGMFEGDLENGELEIGQIAGLINEIKPAAEIVQEIIGEFEAVKKSFC